One window of the Cardiocondyla obscurior isolate alpha-2009 linkage group LG05, Cobs3.1, whole genome shotgun sequence genome contains the following:
- the Pch2 gene encoding pachytene checkpoint protein 2 homolog → MDEETNVLHVEICRRANSCLTDSVIEEAVDAELQSWSEIPLDVILYSKKFFVNTEVQCHVESVICSSDYVEKGTMKISGATIKYYVYSLTQENAAIETIKCDSDELPVAAHWLLPAEEFHFMWENLYYDCDIKNNLLRYVETTMLFSDHGVNSNIISWNKVVLLHGPPGTGKTSMCKALAQKAVIRMGKRFTYGRFIEINSHSLFSKWFSESGKLVMKLFDEIKNLVQDENALICILIDEVESLAHARKSCSNGTEPSDSIRVVNALLTQLDQIKRYPNVLILTTSNMTEAIDLAFVDRADIKQYLGYPSEVAIYNIYYSCLKELMRTEILETEVIYDISQLKTLGYTEYANTKNSVRLLELSRESEGLTGRTLRKIPFLAHALYTSTNKVTLSKFLKAIHSIILKQQEQENALQQS, encoded by the exons ATGGATGAGGAGACAAACGTGTTGCACGTAGAAATTTGCCGGCGAGCCAACAG ttgtTTGACAGACAGCGTGATTGAAGAAGCAGTGGATGCAGAATTACAGTCATGGTCAGAAATTCCTCTTGATGTCATTCTatatagtaaaaaattttttgtgaaTACAGAGGTACAATGTCATGTTGAATCTGTGATATGTTCATCTGACTATGTGGAG aaaggAACAATGAAAATTAGTGGAGCTACCATTAAGTATTATGTCTACAGCCTGACACAGGAGAATGCTGCCATAGAGACAATAAAGTGTGACTCTGATGAATTGCCAGTTGCAGCTCACTGGCTATTACCTGCAGAGGAGTTTCACTTCATGTGGGAAAATCTGTATTATGattgtgatataaaaaataat ttattacGTTATGTGGAGACTACAATGTTGTTTTCTGATCACGGTGTTAATTCTAACATTATAAGCTGGAATAAAGTGGTTCTGTTACACGGTCCCCCAGGTACAGGCAAGACCAGTATGTGTAAGGCTCTTGCTCAGAAAGCTGTCATTCGTATGGGAAAACGATTTACTTATGGAAGATTTATTGAGATTAATAGCCACAGCTTGTTTTCAAAATGGTTTTCCGAG agTGGAAAACTTGTCATGAAGTTGTTCgacgaaataaagaatttagtTCAGGATGAAAATGCACTGATATGCATTTTAATCGATGAAGTAGAGTCGTTAGCTCACGCACGTAAATCGTGCAGCAATGGTACTGAACCGTCTGACTCTATTCGTGTCGTAAATGCATTGCTCACGCAGTTGGATCAGATTAAACGATATccaaacgttttaattttaacgacaaGTAATATGACGGAAGCTATCGATCTTGCGTTTGTTGATCGAGCGGACATAAAGCAGTATCTCGGATATCCATCGGAAGTCgctatttacaatatttattattcgtgCTTAAAGGAATTAATGAGG ACTGAAATTTTGGAAACTGAAGTCATATACGACATATCACAATTAAAAACACTTGGATACACAGAATATGCAAATACTAAGAATAGTGTCAGACTACTTGAACTAAGCCGTGAGAGTGAAGGTTTAACTGGTCGtacattaagaaaaataccGTTTTTGGCGCATGCTCTCTATACATCTACGAACAAAGTTACTTTATCCAAATTTCTGAAAGCCATACATTCAATTATTTTGAAACAACAAGAACAAGAAAACGCCTTACAGCAGTCATAA
- the LOC139102664 gene encoding synaptogenesis protein syg-1, protein MTCDLMRLPRLILVVCVFRAFGFGEQRFLEKPQAYQEVSSGEDVRLRCIVQDKGGQCIWQKDRRPVGIHANKYEWANNRGSGDCTLLIKHANLYFDDGLWECQVTSSDFTRQDALSSDQSRLLVRVQPKNPQLQYGETILGATLTLKEGQEITISCISRYGNPPAVIKWFIGNKEMESIEAQKNATEVDNPKTWVAHSLLRVRGQRENHGLPIRCVTMHPTSLIPMSTETRLDVRYLPEVRLEPSPQPLTAAPEDSTSFLNLKCLADANPIPSIKWFKDSVPLSTSFANASPSLMQGRTILLNDTLWVAELRFEPVSRHDAGLYSCKAMNDVGESAPASYRLDVQYEPKLKINGNGTVIDVEETALLGSAVDPFECLEHEGNPPAQYRWVHLRGSLTETIENRVQNKGGGRRLHLENIMWSDEGEYRCIAFNTINGVRRETTSSGRYVLHVTGPPEIQTRPLPGDKDFYESVGWAGEPVHRLKSRFCSRPPPKLVAWQWGSSHIRAGENIHPKYEALPLEPIIEDKMVTNCYWAKLDIKDLRKEDARTYTLLVESEKGRDSTNIRLAVRDPTEMRVIAAAVAVGLLFLLLLISVSVYSLLKMRRGRYRQKVEEEGSIAADALYGNGASLDQQKSISSSHAKTFAKSSLDGSQSVYDYSRITKQTRAMSPEALKVRRAPAVLQPPTIV, encoded by the exons ATGACGTGCGATCTGATGCGTTTGCCGAGGCTCATCCTGGTCGTCTGCGTGTTTCGCGCCTTCGGCTTCGGCGAGCAGCGGTTCCTCGAGAAGCCGCAGGCGTACCAAGAGGTGTCGTCCGGCGAGGACGTGCGGCTGCGTTGCATAGTGCAGGACAAGGGTGGCCAGTGCATCTGGCAAAAAGACCGGAGGCCGGTGGGCATACACGCGAACAAGTACGAGTGGGCGAACAATCGTGGCAGCGGTGATTGCACCCTCTTGATAAAGCACGCCAATCTGTACTTCGACGACGGTCTCTGGGAATGCCAGGTCACTTCCAGCGACTTCACCCGCCAGGATGCGCTTTCCTCCGATCAGTCGAGGTTGCTCGTCAGAG TGCAACCTAAAAATCCTCAATTACAATACGGGGAAACCATTCTGGGCGCCACCCTAACGCTGAAGGAGGGGCAGGAAATAACCATTTCCTGCATTTCGAGATACGGAAACCCACCCGCTGTCATTAAGTG GTTCATAGGGAACAAGGAGATGGAATCTATCGAGGCGCAGAAAAACGCCACGGAGGTGGATAATCCGAAGACCTGGGTGGCTCACAGTCTTCTACGGGTGCGTGGTCAGAGGGAGAATCACGGTCTACCGATCCGATGTGTGACCATGCATCCGACGAGTTTAATACCGATGAGCACAGAGACACGACTGGACGTTCGTT ATTTACCGGAAGTGCGACTCGAACCGAGTCCGCAGCCGCTTACGGCCGCTCCCGAGGATTCGACGAGCTTCTTAAACCTGAAGTGCCTGGCGGACGCTAATCCGATCCCGAGCATCAAATGGTTCAAAGACTCTGTGCCGCTCAGCACGTCGTTCGCCAACGCTTCGCCGTCGTTAATGCAAGGCAGAACAATACTGCTGAACGACACTTTGTGGGTCGCCGAATTGCGATTTGAGCCGGTCTCAAGGCACGACGCCGGACTGTACTCGTGCAAGGCGATGAACGATGTCGGTGAAAGCGCACCCGCGAGTTATAGGCTCGACGTACAAT ATGAAccaaagttaaaaattaatgggaACGGTACGGTCATAGACGTGGAGGAAACGGCGCTGTTAGGCTCCGCCGTGGATCCCTTCGAATGCCTCGAACACGAGGGCAATCCGCCCGCTCAATATAGATGGGTACATCTTCGCGGTAGCTTGACGGAGACAATCGAGAACCGCGTGCAGAACAAAGGCGGCGGCCGGCGTCTACATCTTGAGAATATCATGTGGTCCGATGAAGGGGAATACCGTTGCATTGCCTTCAACACGATCAACGGCGTCAGACGAGAAACTACCAGCAGTGGACGTTATGTGCTGCACGTGACTGGGCCGCCGGAAATTCAGACCAGGCCACTACCTGGCGACAAGGACTTCTACGAGTCCGTTGGATGGGCTGGGGAACCCGTACACAGGCTCAAATCCCGATTCTGTTCGCGACCGCCACCGAAACTGGTCGCTTGGCAGTGGGGCAGTTCTCACATTCGAGCCG GAGAGAACATTCATCCGAAATATGAGGCCTTGCCGTTGGAGCCGATTATCGAAGATAAGATGGTGACTAATTGTTACTGGGCCAAACTGGATATAAAAGATTTACGGAAAGAAGATGCTAGGACGTATACTTTGTTGGTGGAAAGTGAGAAGGGCCGGGACTCGACAAATATCAGATTGGCAGTGAGAGATCCCACGGAGATGCGTGTAATAGCCGCGGCCGTGGCAGTTGGTTTGCTGTTCTTGTTGCTGCTGATTTCTGTTAGTGTATATTCGTTGCTAAAAATGCGACGTGGTCGATACCGGCAGAAAGTGGAGGAGGAGGGCAGTATCGCGGCCGACGCATTGTATGGAAACGGCGCATCGCTGGACCAACAAAAGTCTATCAGTTCGTCCCACGCGAAGACCTTCGCGAAATCCAGCTTAGACGGCAGTCAGAGCGTGTACGATTATAGCCGCATAACAAAACAGACGCGTGCCATGAGCCCGGAAGCACTGAAAGTCAGAAGAGCGCCAGCGGTCTTGCAGCCGCCCACCATcgtgtaa